The following are encoded together in the Gammaproteobacteria bacterium genome:
- the lpxC gene encoding UDP-3-O-acyl-N-acetylglucosamine deacetylase yields MIRQRTLQNAIRATGVGLHTGEKIYLTLRPAPINAGIVFRRVDLETPVEIKAHPENVGDTRLSTTLAKGDVSISTVEHLLSAIAGLGIDNAYIDLSASEVPIMDGSAGPFVFLIQSAGIAEQNAPKHFIRIKKTVMAEDGDKWARFEPFEGFKVGFTIDFDHPVFASRSQKAEIDFSTTSFVKEVARARTFGFMRDIEMLRDHNLALGGSLDNAVVVDDYRILNEDGLRYEDEFVKHKILDAIGDLYLLGHSLIGAFMGHKSGHELNNILLRKLLETEDAWEEVTFEDESEGAPISYARPLGVSEI; encoded by the coding sequence TTGATTAGGCAACGCACGCTACAGAACGCAATCCGCGCGACGGGAGTGGGGCTGCATACGGGCGAGAAGATCTATCTGACGCTGCGGCCGGCCCCAATCAATGCTGGAATCGTCTTTCGACGCGTAGACCTCGAAACCCCGGTCGAAATCAAGGCGCATCCGGAAAACGTCGGTGACACGAGACTGTCGACAACCCTGGCCAAGGGGGACGTTAGCATATCCACGGTCGAACACCTGCTCTCGGCGATCGCGGGTCTCGGCATCGACAACGCCTACATCGACCTGAGTGCCTCTGAGGTCCCGATCATGGATGGAAGCGCTGGCCCCTTCGTATTCCTGATCCAGTCGGCGGGGATTGCGGAGCAGAACGCGCCCAAGCACTTCATCCGGATCAAGAAGACCGTCATGGCCGAAGACGGTGACAAGTGGGCGCGTTTCGAGCCCTTCGAGGGCTTCAAGGTCGGCTTTACCATCGATTTCGACCACCCCGTCTTCGCGTCCCGAAGCCAGAAGGCCGAGATCGATTTCTCGACCACATCTTTCGTGAAGGAGGTCGCCCGCGCACGAACCTTCGGGTTCATGCGGGACATCGAGATGTTGAGGGACCACAACCTGGCGCTAGGCGGCAGCCTCGACAATGCCGTGGTCGTCGATGACTATCGTATTCTCAATGAAGACGGTCTCAGGTACGAGGACGAGTTCGTCAAGCACAAGATCCTCGACGCCATCGGTGACCTGTATCTGCTGGGACACAGTCTGATCGGTGCCTTCATGGGGCACAAATCCGGACACGAACTGAACAATATCCTGTTGCGAAAACTGCTAGAGACCGAGGATGCCTGGGAAGAGGTTACCTTCGAGGACGAGTCGGAGGGCGCGCCGATTTCCTACGCGCGTCCGCTTGGG
- the ftsZ gene encoding cell division protein FtsZ, with the protein MFELVDTFNQSAVIKVIGVGGGGGNAVQHMVSTSIDGVDFICANTDSQALKSTNSKTVLQLGTNITKGLGAGANPMVGREAALEDRDRIHEVIGGADMLFITAGLGGGTGTGAAPIVAEVAKEMGILTVAVVTKPFPFEGNKRTQVAMSGIDELTKHVDSLITIPNEKLLAVLGKEMNLLDAFGAANDVLLGAVQGIAELITRPGLINVDFADVRTVMSEMGMAMMGTGTARGKERAREAAEAAIASPLLEDVNISGARGILVNVTAGRDLSIGEFDDVGNAIKSLASDDATVVVGTVIDPEMAEDLRVTLVATGLGGERPSNTVRSASVAHVHGPRVSVETQYQERPSVRLVEPEEEALTEIRHVEQGASVRQAGVARAAARSEAGRGDYDMDYLDIPAFLRKQAD; encoded by the coding sequence ATGTTTGAACTGGTCGATACATTCAATCAGAGTGCGGTTATCAAGGTAATCGGTGTCGGTGGCGGCGGTGGCAATGCCGTTCAGCACATGGTGTCCACTAGCATCGACGGGGTGGATTTCATCTGTGCCAACACCGATTCGCAGGCGTTGAAGAGCACCAACTCGAAGACGGTCCTGCAATTGGGCACCAACATCACCAAGGGCCTGGGAGCCGGAGCGAACCCCATGGTCGGGCGCGAGGCGGCCCTGGAAGACCGCGACCGCATCCATGAGGTCATCGGCGGAGCCGACATGCTGTTTATCACCGCCGGACTCGGAGGTGGGACGGGGACCGGCGCGGCGCCCATCGTTGCCGAGGTGGCTAAGGAAATGGGCATCCTGACCGTCGCAGTGGTCACCAAGCCGTTTCCGTTCGAGGGCAACAAGCGCACTCAGGTGGCAATGAGCGGGATCGACGAGCTGACCAAGCACGTGGATTCGCTGATCACCATCCCCAACGAGAAACTGCTGGCGGTGCTCGGCAAGGAGATGAACCTGCTGGACGCGTTCGGCGCCGCCAACGACGTGCTGCTTGGCGCGGTCCAGGGTATCGCGGAGCTGATCACCCGCCCCGGGTTGATCAACGTCGATTTCGCGGACGTTCGCACCGTCATGTCGGAGATGGGAATGGCGATGATGGGTACGGGAACGGCGCGGGGCAAGGAACGGGCGCGCGAGGCGGCGGAGGCCGCCATCGCCAGTCCGCTGCTCGAGGACGTCAACATCTCCGGTGCCCGGGGCATCCTGGTCAACGTGACGGCGGGCCGGGATCTGTCGATCGGCGAGTTCGACGATGTCGGCAACGCCATCAAGTCCCTGGCCTCGGACGACGCGACCGTCGTCGTGGGAACCGTCATCGACCCGGAGATGGCCGAGGATCTCCGCGTGACGCTGGTCGCCACCGGCCTTGGCGGCGAACGCCCCTCGAACACCGTCCGGTCCGCTTCGGTTGCGCACGTGCATGGACCCCGCGTATCGGTCGAAACCCAATATCAGGAGCGGCCGTCGGTTCGGTTGGTCGAACCCGAGGAAGAAGCCTTGACGGAGATCCGGCACGTCGAGCAGGGCGCGTCGGTTCGCCAGGCCGGGGTCGCGCGGGCTGCGGCTCGTTCCGAGGCGGGCAGAGGCGACTATGACATGGACTACCTCGACATCCCCGCGTTCTTGCGCAAGCAGGCGGATTGA